DNA sequence from the Candidatus Zixiibacteriota bacterium genome:
TCGATGTCATACCCGCCGCAGACAACGAAAGCGTTCCAGCCAGACAGATTCCTATCTGAATAATCCAGAGATGGTAGATCGTTGTCGGCAAATCTCTGTGACTGAATAATCCCACAGTACTATACAGAATGGCTACTGCCGCTAACAGTCCAAGCGTTGTACCCCAGTCATTTGGAGCCATAACTGGATCGCTGAATGCGAATAGCGTGTTCATGAAGATTTTTATGAATCCGGCCAGCACCGCCGTCGCGATCGAAGTCTGATATATCGACCGCAGTTCACTTGGGAAAGAAGAAAACATTTCTTCACGGGCCAGGGACAGAAGCGGTAGGAATAGTTTTATGAGAAGCCCTGCGCCGATAAGCAAACTGGCGGCAAGGAGCACCGGACTAAACTCCCCGTTGAACGAAACCTGCGTCATCGCCATATTGATTTTTGCCTGAACGAGGTTGGTCGTCCCGCTCAAACCATAGAGAAGAGATAACCCGTAGGCAAATAGTGCCGACGAGAACACCCCGGTGAGCAATAGTTCTCGTCCCCTGCCGCAGGAGGAGCTTGACGCAATTGCGAAGTCGTTTGTATGAAAATACGCGCTTATGATATAGAGCGGAATAAAAATCAACTCCAATCCCAGATAGATCATTACCAACTCGTTCGCGGAGCAGACTAAAAGCGTTCCGAGCACCATCAGTAAAAGCAGGGCGTAGTAGTCTCCCTGACGATGCCCGTAACGCTTGGCTATTGATGGTACAGATGGAATAAGCCCGAGAGTAGCGCCAATCAATACTACAGTTTTGCAAAAAACCGCAAAGGGGTCATTGAAAATAATATCGCTATATCCTTGCCCATACCCAAAAACCCATAATATAATCCCGGCACACAGGAGTGAGAAAATCGCGCTGTATCCAAGCCAAAGTGAGTTACGAAATTTAGAGAAACGCCCACACAGAGCGATCATCAGACAAGTGACGGTTATGAGAAGTTCAGGAAGAATAAAATGCGCGTTGAAAAGTGAACCGATGTTGTTCATATTCAAACCGACGTCATTTCTTCTTTGCTTGTGGCAGGCGGCTCGGACGGCGTCTGCTCCTCTCTTTTGGATGGCGAGTGACGCGAAGCGAGCGCCATTACAATCAGTCCAAGCGCGGAGACAAGGGTCAGCAACGGCCAGACGCGCTCACGTGATGGATCCGTCTCAAGTTTATAGAGACCGATAAGCGACACACCGATGACAAGAAGAAGCCAACGCCGTTTGATCATGTTGAGAGCCGCAAGCGACTCCTTTTTGTACGTGCGCAGTACAAACAGCGCGCCGAGTAAGAGCTGGGCGGCAGACACGACCGCAATCACTATCGCAAATATCTGCCCGCTGTTGCCATCGGAGACAATAAAATGATTGAATGTCACAAAAGTCACTATCGCAGCGGTGGCCATGAGCTGTATAGAAAGCAAAACAGCCGCAGTGGATGTCCTTGTCAACGCGCCAAAGAGTCCAATCGCAAAGAGAAGTCCGCCGAATATAAGGTACTGATTCATTCAGTAAGTCCTTCAGAGCGACTCAGCCGAATCGCAATAAACAGACCAGCCGAAATAATGAGAATGGCCGCTATATGCGGAAGATGGCGCTGGATTAGTTCAGTGACCACAGCTAAAGTGCCTGTATCAGTTGTTGATGCTTTCGAGAATTTCCAGATTCGTGTGCTCAGTATGCTGAACCGCACACCGAAAAGTATCAGCAGACAGATTAGGAAAACAGTCATCCCATTGATATCCTGTGGAATGGTCAGACCAAAATTGGACGATTGAGATGCCTTCGTTTTGCGGGCCTGTAAGAGAAAATATGCGGCCACACAGATACCGAGCTGAACCAGCATTACGGTAATTGCACCGAGCGCGTACAAAAGTCCTGAGATACCGAGGAGCATTCCGATAACCGCAAATCCAGCGCGTCGGCTTTCTTTCAGGCTTACTGACAGAAGGGCGCAGAGCAAAGCTGTCGCGGCACAGACCCAGAAGAGAATGGTCGGATCTTCGGACTGCGACATACTTATCTTGTCCGCCGCAGAATAGTATCAGGGCCGGTTTTGTCCATGTTTGACGCGGTAATAGTGTACGATCGCATTGAAATAGTATCGGACAATTCCTGCCAAGTATGAGATAAAAGTCGCGGACTGACTCTATTTATGGTCGCAGCTTAGCGCAGTTTGGAATGCTACAAGCCTCATGCCATGGCAATGACTTCGATCTCGACCCGACAGTCTTTTGGCAACCGTGAGACCTCTACAGTAGACCGTGCCGGAGGGGGGGCCGAGAAATAGCCGCCGTACACTTCGTTTACTGAAGCAAAATCATTCATATCTTTGAGGAAAATAGTTGTCTTCACAACATTTGAGAAGTCAGCGCCAGCCGCCTTGAGGACAGCCTGGATGTTGGCCATGACCTGTTTGCATTGCTCGGCCGCGGTCTCTCCCACGAGTACCATAGTTTTGGGATCAAGGGGGGTTTGCCCAGCGCAGAATATCATAGTCCCGCATGATATTTTCACCGCCTGTGAATACGGGCCGATAGCTTTGGGGGCATTTTCGGTATGAATTATTTCTCTCATGTAACTCCTTCTATTCACTTGTTGTTTTTTTCGTTTTTGAGCTTCTCTATCTCGCCCATTACTTTTCTGGCGATAGTCATATACCCCTCTTTGTCGAATGGCTGACTGCCAATCCACAGCGGAGAAATCGCTGGACCAAAAGTTATTGACATTTGCCTCCTACCGAGAAAGCATTCTTTAAGCGCATTGGTGCCATGAATATAGCCGGGAATAATCGGGCAACGCGCGCGAGCGGCTATCAATCCAATTCCTGGTTTTGGTTCAAGAAATTTATCACTGAGCGAGCGCGTGCCTTCAGGGAAAATTACCAGACCGTTGCCATGGGCGATGGTGTTCAGCGAAAGATCCAAAGCTGTTCTGTCCACTGCGCCTCGTTTGACCGGAAGGGCGTTTGTCCGGCTGATAATGGCGCCAAAAATCTTATTTTTCCACAACTCTGATTTGGCAAAATAATACAGTTGCCTCGGCGACCAGCTTCCGATAAAAAGCGGATCGAAATACGATTTATGGTTTGTTGCGAGAATGAAACCGCCTGTTCCCGGAATATGCTCCTGCCCTGAAACCGTAATTCTAAAAATGCCTTTGGATATTATCCGGCCGATTGTCCAGCCGGTATAGTAGAGAATTTTCGGTTTCACATTTACGACGGAACGGATTTTAACAGGTCGACAATTGCGATCACTTGGTCTTCAATTGTTAAATTTGTCGTATCGACAATCACTGCATCTGCGGCGCGGGTAAGCGGCGAATGCGTCCGCCCTGAATCGTATGCGTCGCGTCGTTCCAGATCGGCAATCTGCTCCTCCACAGAACTTGTGAGATTCATGCGCTGAATGTCAAGCAGCCGGCGTCGTGCACGGGCATCGACTGATGCCTCCAGATAAACTTTAATCTCGGCATGGGGAAAGACTACGGTTGTGGTATCGCGTCCTTCAGCAACAATTCCGCCTGTTTTACCGATTTCCACCTGTTTGGCAACCATTGCCTCACGTACACCTTTGTGCGCTGAGACTTCAGACACCAGCCGGGTTATTTCCGGAGTCCGTATATCCGAAGTAACTTCTTCCCCATTTACAAAAACGCGATTGACCGCCTCAGTTGTCTGAAACTCGAAGACCATTTCAAAAGCCATCTTTGTTAAAGTAACACCGTCGGATGGCGGAATGTGATTTCGGGTGGCGATGAAAGTGAGCGCGCGATACATCGCGCCGGTATCCAGATACTGGTAGCCGAGCCGCGCGGCAACAAGTTTCGCGGTCGTTGATTTTCCCGACCCGGATGGGCCGTCGATTGCAATAATACGTTGTTTCACGTTAAACAAATTACTATTCAGATGCGCCATGTCTTTAAGGTATAATAAATTGCTCATTCAGGCAACCGGAAATCTATATTCATGAGATGTTGTCGATAAGATATTTTTGCGCATAAATGAGAAAGTGCTCGAACATTTTGCTTAGCATAAACGTCACTAAGCAAAGAGAATCGTAACCGCCAAACAATGGAGCCCTGCAATGTCATCAGTCGATCAGAAAA
Encoded proteins:
- a CDS encoding lysophospholipid acyltransferase family protein, with protein sequence MKPKILYYTGWTIGRIISKGIFRITVSGQEHIPGTGGFILATNHKSYFDPLFIGSWSPRQLYYFAKSELWKNKIFGAIISRTNALPVKRGAVDRTALDLSLNTIAHGNGLVIFPEGTRSLSDKFLEPKPGIGLIAARARCPIIPGYIHGTNALKECFLGRRQMSITFGPAISPLWIGSQPFDKEGYMTIARKVMGEIEKLKNEKNNK
- the cmk gene encoding (d)CMP kinase, yielding MSNLLYLKDMAHLNSNLFNVKQRIIAIDGPSGSGKSTTAKLVAARLGYQYLDTGAMYRALTFIATRNHIPPSDGVTLTKMAFEMVFEFQTTEAVNRVFVNGEEVTSDIRTPEITRLVSEVSAHKGVREAMVAKQVEIGKTGGIVAEGRDTTTVVFPHAEIKVYLEASVDARARRRLLDIQRMNLTSSVEEQIADLERRDAYDSGRTHSPLTRAADAVIVDTTNLTIEDQVIAIVDLLKSVPS
- a CDS encoding NADH-quinone oxidoreductase subunit K, with translation MNQYLIFGGLLFAIGLFGALTRTSTAAVLLSIQLMATAAIVTFVTFNHFIVSDGNSGQIFAIVIAVVSAAQLLLGALFVLRTYKKESLAALNMIKRRWLLLVIGVSLIGLYKLETDPSRERVWPLLTLVSALGLIVMALASRHSPSKREEQTPSEPPATSKEEMTSV
- a CDS encoding RidA family protein; this translates as MREIIHTENAPKAIGPYSQAVKISCGTMIFCAGQTPLDPKTMVLVGETAAEQCKQVMANIQAVLKAAGADFSNVVKTTIFLKDMNDFASVNEVYGGYFSAPPPARSTVEVSRLPKDCRVEIEVIAMA
- a CDS encoding proton-conducting transporter membrane subunit; the encoded protein is MNNIGSLFNAHFILPELLITVTCLMIALCGRFSKFRNSLWLGYSAIFSLLCAGIILWVFGYGQGYSDIIFNDPFAVFCKTVVLIGATLGLIPSVPSIAKRYGHRQGDYYALLLLMVLGTLLVCSANELVMIYLGLELIFIPLYIISAYFHTNDFAIASSSSCGRGRELLLTGVFSSALFAYGLSLLYGLSGTTNLVQAKINMAMTQVSFNGEFSPVLLAASLLIGAGLLIKLFLPLLSLAREEMFSSFPSELRSIYQTSIATAVLAGFIKIFMNTLFAFSDPVMAPNDWGTTLGLLAAVAILYSTVGLFSHRDLPTTIYHLWIIQIGICLAGTLSLSAAGMTSIGFTLIIQTLPFLGALAITGFLRQKQELGSSVTISGLYHDSPSATISLIIFLLAMIGVPPTAGFISRFDLLQEGFRIAASDGRFAWLYLLYAVIILSSFFGLLAVIRIIRSFFVKRPDFVSAPFQHRPSLALQCVMLVCASSLILFGVYPAPLVAFVANLPSVFGFPVK